A genomic segment from Spinacia oleracea cultivar Varoflay chromosome 3, BTI_SOV_V1, whole genome shotgun sequence encodes:
- the LOC110804152 gene encoding zeatin O-xylosyltransferase-like — protein MEGQKSQPEVAVLMVPFPAQGHLNQLLHLSNLITSYGLPVHYAGSSTHNRQAKLRLHGWDLESLSKIRFHDFDLPPYNTPPPKPDPSNHFPTHLQPLFEVSLHLRQPVSQLLQQLSSELKRVIVIHDCLMAAVVQDVKNIPNAEPYAFVPISAFTSFFNSWEKMPQKPFTLDLHVTKGIPSTDGCSTPRVTSFIVNQRELLGFESGRLYNTSRVIEGEYVELLKKLPRKYGMKHFAVGPLNPMEIERKTENHKHVCLEWLDKQETNSVIYISFGSTTSMTDEQITELALGLERSKQKFIWVLRRADTGDIFNGAQVKELQLPKGYKERVESRGIVVRDWAPQIEILGHPSTAGFVSHCGWNSCLESISMGVPMAAWPMHSDQPRNAVLVTEVLRMGTLVRDWEHRAELVASTTIEYVVRILMVSEEGKEMRKRAAELGDAVRASVVNGGASHLEMDSFISHITR, from the coding sequence ATGGAAGGCCAAAAATCTCAGCCCGAAGTGGCAGTTCTGATGGTACCCTTTCCAGCACAAGGCCATCTCAATCAACTCCTCCATCTCTCTAATCTCATTACTTCCTATGGATTACCAGTTCACTATGCTGGATCCTCCACTCACAATCGACAAGCGAAACTCCGCCTTCACGGTTGGGACTTGGAGAGTTTGAGTAAGATCCGTTTCCATGACTTCGACCTCCCTCCTTACAACACTCCTCCTCCCAAACCAGATCCTTCCAACCATTTCCCTACGCACCTTCAACCGCTTTTTGAAGTTTCTTTGCATCTCCGTCAACCTGTTTCCCAACTCTTACAACAACTGTCAAGTGAGTTGAAGAGAGTCATCGTTATTCATGATTGCCTAATGGCTGCTGTGGTCCAAGATGTAAAAAACATCCCAAACGCTGAACCATATGCTTTCGTTCCTATATCTGCTTTTACATCTTTCTTCAATTCCTGGGAAAAAATGCCACAGAAACCTTTTACATTGGATTTACATGTCACAAAAGGCATCCCTTCCACGGATGGGTGCTCAACTCCTAGGGTAACAAGCTTTATAGTCAACCAACGAGAACTTTTGGGGTTCGAGTCTGGAAGGCTCTACAACACATCAAGGGTGATAGAAGGTGaatatgttgaattgttgaagaAGCTGCCAAGAAAATATGGAATGAAGCACTTCGCAGTTGGACCTTTGAATCCAATGGAAATAGAAAGAAAAACTGAGAATCATAAACATGTGTGCCTGGAATGGCTAGACAAACAAGAGACTAATTCGGTGATATACATCTCCTTTGGATCTACAACCTCAATGACAGATGAGCAGATCACAGAATTGGCATTAGGATTGGAAAGAAGTAAGCAAAAGTTTATATGGGTGCTTAGAAGGGCTGATACAGGTGATATTTTTAATGGTGCTCAAGTAAAAGAGCTACAGCTGCCAAAAGGGTACAAAGAGAGAGTGGAAAGCAGAGGAATTGTGGTAAGAGACTGGGCACCTCAGATAGAAATTCTGGGACATCCATCTACAGCTGGGTTCGTCAGTCATTGCGGGTGGAACTCATGCCTAGAAAGTATCAGCATGGGAGTGCCGATGGCAGCATGGCCTATGCATTCCGACCAACCAAGGAACGCAGTTTTGGTGACAGAGGTGCTAAGAATGGGTACGCTAGTGAGGGATTGGGAACACCGTGCTGAGCTGGTGGCATCAACTACTATAGAGTATGTTGTAAGAATATTGATGGTGTCTGAGGAAGGAAAGGAAATGCGGAAAAGGGCAGCAGAGCTAGGTGATGCGGTTCGAGCATCAGTTGTCAACGGAGGTGCTTCTCACTTAGAAATGGATTCTTTCATTTCTCATATCACCAGATGA